Part of the Mya arenaria isolate MELC-2E11 chromosome 8, ASM2691426v1 genome, gttGGCCAAATTGCCTCCCCACCGGCTACACAAGGATCCCATCCACCGCCACCACTATTCTCCGACATTTTAAGGATGGCTGGTACTACGTGGGTCCAGTAGTTGACCTGTTCCCGCCGGAAGTGCGTCCCAGTTTGGTACTCGGCCTTGCCGGCGGCCAGATGGATGTAAGTGGCGTCTTCCGGCTCGTACACTGGCCAGAATGTCAAGCTGCCGTCCATTACGTTTGGATCTCTGTAAACATAAAATAGTATTCGAACTTTCAAAGGAGAGAAGAAATTACTAAAATTAGTATGTCATTTTAAGTCCAACtacactttaaaaaaattatcaatttttgaTTGGTTTAGGCGATATGTTTACATTTACTTAACGCATGCATTTGTCTGAAAAGATAGAGCTTAATTAATAGGGTCAGTGTTAATATTTACACACTCTTCCCCTGCCTGACTACGTGTATGCAAAACATCCATGTGAAAGTTAAAGCACAGCTGTTATTAAGTAGGTTTGTATTTCACTTAAAACCATATACTTATTTTGACGAAGCTATTTTATTTAGACCGATTATATATTCACAAACGTATAATTTACAtcgtattaaaaattaataccaACCCCGTTTTAGCGAAGTTTGTCCAATACTTCATTACGTCCAAAGCCAATTGTACATCTTGTGCTGGTAAATACGGCGCTACGTCTCCGTTAGGACCAGGGAAGCCAAGAACATAACCGATTTCATCTGCATGGTTCGCACCTTGCAGCCATTCAGGTGCCGTGGAATAAGATGGTCTGTGGTCGAAGACGTACATATAGGTGTTTCCGGTGCCACCAGAATGTGCGTGCGATTTCAACCTCTGGATTATGGCAGTCGTAAAGTCAACGTCCATTGCATAGTGGAGTACAGCACTTCTCAGTGTTGTTGGGTCATCTGGATTGTTCCAGTCGGTGTACAGGTGTCTCAAAGATGCAATGAGCGCGTCAGATGCCGTGATATTATGGACCAAGAACAATGCATTCATGTACTGGGCAAATTGGGATTCGGACATCCCACTCTCTATGTCATCTAGTGTCTGTTGGATAAATGGCGCAATTGCTGTCAACGTCAATCCACCTTCATTCGTGTTTTGGCCCATCAGGATGTCCAAGTCACCAAACATTGACGTCGACATTCGGTCGTCATGAAACATTTGTCCTGGGTCGAAACGAATAAAGTCATCGTCTTGAACTGGTTTAAACATATCTGTATTTCTGATCTTTTCTCGAATAACAGACCATGGAACTGATTGTAAACAACTGATCGTTTCCCCATCCATGGCCTTATCATTGCATCCTATACGTTCAATGAACTCCTCAAACTGCTTGTCGGGATCACTTGAATAGCTCCAGTTTGGGCCGACCGATCCGCTCTCTCCGATGGCCCTCTGGAAAAGGCCCCAGTTCCCATCgtaatttgtttgataaatgaCGGAAGCCGAGCCTGCCGACTCTCCAAATATAGTCACCCTGTTAGTATCACCACCGAAGGCCTTGATATTGTCGCTGACCCACTTGATAGCTGTGTGTTGATCCCATAGTCCGTAGTTGCCGTACATACCGTACTCTTTACTGGCCAAGAAGCCAAACGCACCGACTCGGTAATTCATAGTGACATAAATTACGTCATTAATCCCTGAAAGCGCTGACGTCATGTACAAATCTTGTAATCCAACCTGAAAAGCTCCTCCATAGATCCATACCATGACAGCTTTCGGTTCCGTCCCGCCAATGGCTCCATCAGGCacaaatatatttagatttaaacAGTCCTCACTGAATTCCATATCAATGCCGTTCTGAACCACTTGAGGACATGGGTGCCCTGGTGTTGTTGCATTAAATGGTACGTCAAAATCAGCCTTTCTGGTGGGCTTCATAAACCGCCCATATCCTTCCGTTGATTCAGCATAAGGTATACCGAGGAATCTGGTCACGTAGTACGAGGATCCATTAAACGTGCCCTCAATCCTCTCTCCAATTATAGAACCCACATAGGTATCGACGGTAACTTGTTGCGCGACAGTTACACATATTAGTGCAAAACACAACAAACTGAAAACAAGTCCTTTTACCATGATGAAGATTTCCCTCTGACAGTATTCttacaaaacattgaaaatgattgCTTCAAATTACTTCGTTTTAAAGAAACCAGCCAACCGTAAGAGTTATTTGACGGGTGGTAGTGTAAACCACACGGCTGAGGTTAAAATCTATCGCATTTCCTGACGTATAATATTCattgtaaattaaaatgtatttcaagtgtgaaaaaaaaacacaagcgaattgttaatgaatattttactaTTAAGTAACGTAATATAAACTGAACTCTGCAGCTGCATTGAATTGTTGAACTAGAAGATCGCCATAAGTTATTCCTGTAATCATCATCGGTTCATTCTGACAACAACAGTCGTTGATCCAGTCACAGGGCATATCATACTTGTAATTAAACAACACCAATGCGAACTTTTTAACAAGCAAAACGTTTCGTCTACTCTGTGCGCTTATTCaacacaatatttgtttacaaattgcaATTTTGCATTCATAAGCAAGCGATACATTGTTCATTTACAGTCGCATTTCACGCAAATCAGGCGTGACTTTCATAACAGatcaaatataatcaaaattcaGAAAGTATATGTTCAGTTCTTAAGTATTGTAGGTGTGGTAGACAGGAGACTACATACCACAATCTCTTTATTTGTCCTCTCTTTACTGAACAAaggcaaaatatgtttaatactgtTCAATCTCTGACTGAGGTTACCCTCCGTTCCTTACTATATGGTGATGACACACTGACTGAAGAGCAAAATAGTTCTCTGTTTGATGCAGTtcatcgttttatttatttgtcaaaaatatttgaaagccAATTACGACTAAAACCACCAACACTCATAACACTCATACATCTTTTACTTTGCCTCTCATTCTTTTTTGTCCTCCTTCCTTTgtcatactttatttttttgctaCTTTAATACAGTTGATTAATTTAGTataaagattttgtttatttaatataggtaattacatttaatcattcaatcacctgtatttaaaacatgatttaatatgAGCTTGTTTATTAATATAAGTATAACTTCATCACTGATATCTGCCTCAAATGCCAATTGTAatttaatggatttttttatcataacaGGGAAAGGAACTCTACTAGTTTATTTTTACCGTTCCAatcctgaaatttgattatgtatttgtattgaaatgttgattaattttgctcaaataaaatatgtttaaaccaagtACAGACCACTAAAGAGAAAAATCTCTTTGGTTAAATATTAGTAGAACTGGTACTTGGTGTATTTGTTTGAAGTTGACTGATGGTTTGAGTTTgcgttatatttaaaaaacctCCCTATGATATCATGTTTGTGGAAACATATCGGGCAAAACACCGTCTAGTTTAAAGTTCATTTGTAATAGAGACATCTGTTTCGCAATATTCAGTACAAGGGTTTAATGTCAGTCTTCATGATATAATGTTTTTACCGAAAAGCATGTCATGCGAATGAATTATATAGGTCGACTGTTTTGAATGGTGTGTATAATTCATCGGTGGTAAACTTGatttaaacttcatattcaTTCATTCCAGAAGCCTATTTCAATGTTTGTCAATGTGTAATTCGTTTAAAAAGCTCGCTGTCGTGTTCTACTTTAATCACATAGACCCGTTTATTTGTATAAAGCATGCCCTTATTTGCAAATATATCGGGACTACTACAAAAGAACAGCCTTGCCATATTATGTTACCGTCAAAGTACCAGTAACTTTATGGTTGGTATCACGGACGACGTTTGGCAGCGTTCATTAAGACGATGTCCTAATGTGTAAGTCTTAGCTAACGTCTGCTCTGTTCTTGTTAAATGCCTACGTATGGAAGAGAATTCTAAGTGGCTATACAAAACAGTGTTCATGTTAAGTAGCTACGTAAGGCAGCGTTCATGTTAAGTGACTACGCAAGGCAGCGTTCATGTTAAGAAGCTACGCTAGGCAGCGTTCATGTGAAGTGGCTACGCAAGGCAGCGTTCATGTGAAGTGGCTACGCAAGGCAGCGTTCATGTGAAGTGGCTACGCAAGGCAGTGTTCATGTGAAGTGGCTACGCAAGACAGCGTTCATGTGAAGTGGCTACGCAAGGCAGCGTTCGTGATAAGTGGCTACGCAAGGCAGCGTTCATGTTAAGTGGCTACGCAAGGCAGCGTTCATGTTAAGTGGCTACGCAAGGCAGCGTTCATGTTAAGCGGCTACGCAAGGCAGCGTTCATGTTAAGCGGTTACGCTAGGTAGCGTTTATGTTAAGTATCTACATAAGCCAGTGTTCATGTTAAGTGGCTACGTAAGGCAGCGTTCATGTTAAGCGGCTACGCAAGGCAGTGTTCATGTTAAGCGGTTACGCAAGGCAGCGTTCATGTTAAGCGGCTACGCTAGGCAGCGTTCATGTTAAGTAGCTACGCAAGCCAGTGTTCATGTTAAGTGGCTACGTAAGGCAGCGTTCATGTTAAGCGGCTACGCAAGGCAGCGTTCATGTTAAGCGGCTACGCTAGGCAGCGTTCATGTTAAGTCGCTACGTAATGTAGCGTTCATGTTAAGTCGCTACGTAATGTAGCGTTCATGTTAAGTGGATACGCAAGGCAGCGTTCATGTTAAGTCGCTACGTAAGGCAGCGTTCATGTTAAGCGGCTTCGCAAGGCAGCGTTTATGTTAAGCGGTTACGCAAAGCAGCGTTCCTGTTTAGCGGCTACGCAAGGCAGCAAGTAAGGCAGCGTTCAACTCAAATTTGATTCATGTATATGTGAATAGATAGTTT contains:
- the LOC128245050 gene encoding cholinesterase 2-like, encoding MVKGLVFSLLCFALICVTVAQQVTVDTYVGSIIGERIEGTFNGSSYYVTRFLGIPYAESTEGYGRFMKPTRKADFDVPFNATTPGHPCPQVVQNGIDMEFSEDCLNLNIFVPDGAIGGTEPKAVMVWIYGGAFQVGLQDLYMTSALSGINDVIYVTMNYRVGAFGFLASKEYGMYGNYGLWDQHTAIKWVSDNIKAFGGDTNRVTIFGESAGSASVIYQTNYDGNWGLFQRAIGESGSVGPNWSYSSDPDKQFEEFIERIGCNDKAMDGETISCLQSVPWSVIREKIRNTDMFKPVQDDDFIRFDPGQMFHDDRMSTSMFGDLDILMGQNTNEGGLTLTAIAPFIQQTLDDIESGMSESQFAQYMNALFLVHNITASDALIASLRHLYTDWNNPDDPTTLRSAVLHYAMDVDFTTAIIQRLKSHAHSGGTGNTYMYVFDHRPSYSTAPEWLQGANHADEIGYVLGFPGPNGDVAPYLPAQDVQLALDVMKYWTNFAKTGDPNVMDGSLTFWPVYEPEDATYIHLAAGKAEYQTGTHFRREQVNYWTHVVPAILKMSENSGGGGWDPCVAGGEAIWPTLFLLCSALIVLFVM